The DNA region CCAAGTCAGTACTTTGCTTAAACATCATAATAATGATTCCAATCATCAATGCCAACTGTGAAAACAATTGGAAAATAGCTTGGTTCATCGCATTAAAGATGTTATCCAAGTCTGATGTAAAGCGGGCTAAAATTTCACCGTCTTGATGGGCATCAAAATAACGGATTGTCATTCTTTGCATTTTTGCAAAAAGACCTGTCCGCATATCATTGACCGAATAGGCCGACACTAATGACTGCAAGATGCTCATAATGAATAACCCAGCTGCCATCATAATGACAAAAATGACCATCATTAATAAAGCATGATGAAACTTATCCAGATTTGCTGAAGCAGCAGTCATCGGATTCAATTTAACAACCAGATAATTTCCCATTTCCTGAATGGCATTCCCCATGAACACTGGGGCTTTAACTTGGAGATAGGTTGAGATGATCGTAAAAATAGCTAGCAGTGTGAGCCCTAGTTTATAGCGTTTAAAATAGTGGGCAAAAAACTTAATTGCATTCCAAAAATCGGCCATTAGTCATTTACCTCCTGTGCTTTTTGAGTGGCATAAATCTCGCGATAAACATCAGAATTTTCAAGTAATTCTTTATGCGTCCCTTCACCAACCAGTTGTCCATTATCGAGAACAAGAATGCGGTCAGCGTTAATTACTGACGAAATTTTCTCAGCGATAATAAAGGTTGTCGTGCCATGCAAATCATGGTCAAGCGCTTCTTTAACTAGTTTTTCTGATTTCGCATCTAGTGCAGATGTCGAATCGTCAAGAATTAACACTTTTGGTTCCGCAATCACACCACGTGTAATTGAAAGCCGCTGTTTTTGTCCCCCTGAGAAATTAGCGGAACGTTCTTCAACTTGATGTTCAAACGTATCTTCATATCGCTCCACAAATTCCGCTGCTTGGGCAATGTTTGCTGCTCGTTGCATATCAGCAGTTGATGCGTCCGCCTTTCCTTGACGTAAATTATCAGCAATTGTCCCAGAAAATAGTGTCGCCCGTTGCAAGACATACGCCACAGCCCGCCGTAATGATTTTTCATTGACGTTTTTCAAATTCACACCACCAACAGCGACCGTACCAGTCGTTGGATCAAACAAACGTGCAATTAATTGGGCTAACGTCGTCTTTCCAGAACCGGTTGCCCCAACAATACCAATCATTTCCCCTGCATTCGCTTTAAAGGAAATATCATTTAGTACAGCTTTCTCATCACCTGGATACTTGAATGAGACATGGTTAAAATCAACCGTCCCCTCTAATTCCTGATCAGGTGCTTGTGCATCATATGTCATTGATGGTTCCGTTGACAAAACTTCACCGATTCGCTTAATTGATACTGCACCACGCGCAGCAAAAGTCATCAACATACCACCAATAATGATGGCCATCATGATTTGCATGAGGTAATTCATAAATGATGAGACACTAGCTAACATATCTGGATGTGTGCCAACATGTTGGCCAACATACCAAATTGAAACAGCGATTGCTAATTGGCCAATCAAGGTAAATAACGGCATAATAATTGAGAAAAGATACCCAATCGTGACATTCACATGATTCAATTCACTCGATGCAGTGTTAAAGCGCGCTTCTTCATTCGCTTCTTGATTAAATGATTTAACCACGCGAACACCTTGCATATTTTCCTTGGCTAAATTATTCGTTTTTTCAATCAAGCCTTGAATCCGACCAAAGAGTGGTCCCATTTTACTGAAAACACCCGCTGTAATCACTAATACCAATATAACCATTAAAATGATGACCCACCACAATTCTGGCAAAGTCATTAAAGCTAAAATGAGCGCCCCAATAAACAACATTGGCATCCGAATTAAAGCTTGAAATCCCATCATTACTAATGTTTGTACCTGTTGCACGTCATTAGTCATTCGTACAACTAAGTTTCCAACTGAAAACTTCTCAATATCAGCAAATGAAAAACTTTGAATTTTACGATACGTACTCTCTCGTAAATCAGCTGCGACATTCTGGGCAATCTTGGCCGCAAAAATAGCATTAATTGCACCAGCAATCAGACCGATGACCGCAATAATAATCAGCTGTAACCCGATTTCGTTCACGCGTCCCATCTTATCATCTGTAATGGCTTGCATAACCCCTTGTAACAATTTTGGCTGCCACAACGAAGAACCAGCCATGATTGCAACCGAAATAATTGCAATGAACATATCGCCTTTATATTTGCCCAAATAGGGCTTCAACAATTTCATTTTTCTCTCCTTACATAAATAAAGTAATTATAATATTACCTTTATCATTAATATAAAACAACTCAATTTGCATAAATAATCATGCTGAAATTGAGTCAGTTTAATATCGTATTTCTTGTTTTAATCAGTCCACAATGAATTCTGCATAGCGTTTCACTTGCAGTGGGGTTAAACTCACCCGTAATTGTGTCCCATTTTCTGTATATTCAGTCGCTAAGATTGACGCTTGTTCATTCAAATCCGATACAATCTCTCCCTGATTGAAAGGGATCAAAACAGTTGCTTCACTCAAATCATCGAAGACATGTTGTTTCACAACATCAACTAATAAATCAATTGAAGCTGTGTCTTGCGCTGAAACAATCAATGTGTCCCCATCACGATCTGGATAGCTTGTGTCTGGTCGCAAGTCGGCCTTATTATAAATCGTAATCATTGGCATGTCAGTCACACCAATTTCCTTTAACGTCTGAGCCGTGGTGGCCATCATATCAGGATAATGTTCATCAGAATAATCAACGATTTGTAACAACAAATCCGCATTTGCCGCTTCGGCTAGAGTTGCGCGAAAGGCTGCCACTAAATTATGCGGTAATTTAGAAACAAAGCCGACTGTATCAGACAATAAAAATGACTGATTATCTGGCAGATTAATCTTTCTGACTGCCGTTTCTAAGGTCGCAAAAAGCATATCAGCTTGAAAAACCGTTTTCGATTCATTTTCTCCAAACCGCTGAACCAATTGGTTCATAATAGTCGA from Weissella diestrammenae includes:
- a CDS encoding ABC transporter ATP-binding protein produces the protein MKLLKPYLGKYKGDMFIAIISVAIMAGSSLWQPKLLQGVMQAITDDKMGRVNEIGLQLIIIAVIGLIAGAINAIFAAKIAQNVAADLRESTYRKIQSFSFADIEKFSVGNLVVRMTNDVQQVQTLVMMGFQALIRMPMLFIGALILALMTLPELWWVIILMVILVLVITAGVFSKMGPLFGRIQGLIEKTNNLAKENMQGVRVVKSFNQEANEEARFNTASSELNHVNVTIGYLFSIIMPLFTLIGQLAIAVSIWYVGQHVGTHPDMLASVSSFMNYLMQIMMAIIIGGMLMTFAARGAVSIKRIGEVLSTEPSMTYDAQAPDQELEGTVDFNHVSFKYPGDEKAVLNDISFKANAGEMIGIVGATGSGKTTLAQLIARLFDPTTGTVAVGGVNLKNVNEKSLRRAVAYVLQRATLFSGTIADNLRQGKADASTADMQRAANIAQAAEFVERYEDTFEHQVEERSANFSGGQKQRLSITRGVIAEPKVLILDDSTSALDAKSEKLVKEALDHDLHGTTTFIIAEKISSVINADRILVLDNGQLVGEGTHKELLENSDVYREIYATQKAQEVND